In Hydractinia symbiolongicarpus strain clone_291-10 chromosome 13, HSymV2.1, whole genome shotgun sequence, a single genomic region encodes these proteins:
- the LOC130623535 gene encoding uncharacterized protein LOC130623535, protein MDLKSKLIEWRDWLINHVPKAIKEKASKAFKTMKDKIMGLYKKGSGEEEEEEEEEEEENPYTPIEEAFVGSYKRFKINSDGGKNVRVFLEKVEHVVNRLMSDVLGQKKSLKTQATLWVKWVREDTSSSDAPCVHVDKAFNSYMEILHAHDDISDVFDRMCNKIIEQIENPALPASGFTIERILHMHVDFHKLKLTRGSSYLPLPKNFSGKRSVINPHNEDDDKCFRWAIIAALNHDKIDNHPERISILKKHDKYNWDGLTFPMALNKIDLFERRNPDVAVHVLTKDEGEGIYMCRKSKHLDRKETVVLFLLCEGDKKHYIAVKNLSGVLSKVNSKDGHREHYCLNCLSGFPSEQKRDEHFEYCKNNDAAKIQLPKEGSTLTFTDGKFQLKAPFIMYVDFEAFTKELPEDERKCGSSTEKVGKHVPTGFCCYSKYAHGEVPDPLNLYRGEDCVPRFVDHVVSEAKRLYNMFPQKAMDPLTDEERDGFNRARVCHICMEEFDDKDDIKVRDHCHFTGKFRGAAHQKCNLRYKVPNYIPVVFHNLSGYDAHLFIKELARKYGEDGMGVIAENKEKYISFSTDVKVGEYTNKNGETKDRKVQLRFIDSFRFMSSGLSSLADNLSDDQCKNLRKFFNGDEFNIMRRKGVYPYEYVNSFDRFNETELPSKDDFYSKLNMNGISDADYAHAQKVWKDMKVENMGVYHDIYLKTDVLLLSDVFETFRETCLRNYDLDPAHFYTAPGLAWRACLKKTKVSLDLLSDMEMVMFIESGIRGGLCQAVHRYAKANNKYMGDDYNTSDGNCMDLFEQQEMAKTVPFVKRKLIELRYWLMKHVPRVIKVKTSKAYRAMKDKIMGLYEKVCWGPSVPKEEKQYTTKANTSESKEMNSYLQYLDANNLYGWAMIQKMPTGGFEWVDDVVSDFTPELISQLAVENGEKGYILEVDVSYPRELHDSHNDLPFMPERKIINGVEKLTPCLLDKKKYITHIRALDQALKHGLVLEKVHRVLRFDQSAWLKSYIDFNTDLRTKSTNDFEKDFFKLMNNSVFGKTMENQRRQKDIRLATKKEQYEKLVMKPNFKGSTWFSETLMGIEMSKIKVKMNKPIYLGLAILDLSKMVMYEFHYDYMRPKYGVDVKLCYMDTDSFVYHIKTDDFYKDIADDVALRFDTSGYDEKDGRPLPLGLNKKIIGLMKDQLGGKVMTEFVALRAKTYAYKQLCGSEDKRCKGVKKCVVRKTIGFDDYKRCLFEGENVYREQMTFRSIKHDVHTIKTNKLALNADDDKRIIMEDGITTLARGHYRHITL, encoded by the exons atggatttgaaaagcaagttgatcgaatggagagactggttaataaatcatgtacctaaggctattaaggagaaagcgagcaaagctttcaaaaccatgaaggataagatcatgggtttgtataaaaagggcagtggagaggaagag gaggaggaggaggaggaggaggaggaaaacccctatacccccattgaagaagcttttgtaggttcatacaaacgtttcaaaataaactcggatggtgggaagaatgtcagggtctttctcgaaaaggtcgagcacgtcgtaaataggttgatgagtgacgtgctagggcagaagaagtcgctgaagactcaggcgaccttgtgggtgaaatgggtaagggaggacaccagctcgagcgatgccccgtgtgtacatgtcgataaagctttcaatagttatatggagatactgcacgcccacgatgacatttctgatgttttcgatcggatgtgtaataagataatcgagcagattgaaaaccctgctctacccgccagcgggttcacaatcgaaaggatcctacatatgcatgtggactttcacaaactaaaattaactagaggtagttcttacttgccgctacctaagaatttcagtggaaagcgatctgtgattaaccctcataacgaggatgatgataaatgtttcagatgggctattatcgctgctctcaatcatgataagatcgataatcaccctgaacgaatctcaatccttaagaagcatgataagtataattgggatggtctaactttcccaatggcgctaaacaagatagatttgtttgagagaaggaaccccgatgtcgctgtgcatgttttgacaaaggatgagggagaaggtatctacatgtgtcgcaagtcgaagcatcttgaccgtaaggagacggttgttttgtttttgctgtgTGAGGGTGATAAGAAGCACTACATTgctgttaagaacttgagcggtgtacTGAGCAAGGTTAACTCGAAGGATGGACATAGagagcattattgcttgaattgtctctctggttttccaagcgaacagaaaagggatgagcactttgagtattgcaagaataacgatgctgctaagattcaactccctaaggagggtagcaccCTAACCTTCACcgatggtaagtttcagctcaaagccccattcatcatgtatgtcgatttcgaagcttttacaaaagagttgccagaagatgagagaaaatgcggatcatccaccgagaaagttggtaaacatgttcccaccggattctgttgttatagtaaatatgctcatggtgaagtgccggaccctctgaatctttaccgcggtgaggactgtgttccgcgctttgtagatcatgtagtttctgaggcgaaaaggttatataacatgtttcctcagaaagcaatggatccactgacggatgaAGAGCGTGACGGTTTCAATAGAGCCAGGGTGTGTCACATTTGCatggaagaatttgatgacaaggatgacatcaaggttagggatcactgccatttcaccggtaagtttcgtGGGGCTGCCCATCAGAAATGTAATCTGCGTTACAAGgttcctaattatattccggttgtcttccacaatctgagtggctacgatgcgcatttattcattaaggagcttgctaggaagtacggagaagatggtatgggtgtaatcgcggagaataaggagaaatatatctctttctctacggatgttaaggttggtgaatacactAACAAAAATGGGGAGACTAAGGACAGAAAGGTACAACTGAGATTCATAGactcatttagatttatgtcaagcggcctaagctccctggctgacaacctatcagatgatcaatgcaaaaaccttcgaaaattcttcaatggtgacgaattcaacataatgagaaggaagggtgtatacccatatgagtatgttaactcattcgataggtttaatgaaactgagctcccgtcaaaggatgatttctacagcaagctgaacatgaatggtatcagcgatgccgattatgcgcatgcccagaaggtgtggaaggacatgaaagttgaaaatatgggcgtttatcatgatatctatctcaagacggatgttctgcttctgagtgatgtgtttgagacattcagagaaacatgcttgagaaactacgatctagacccggctcacttttacactgctccgggattagcctggagggcgtgtttgaaaaagaccaaggttagtctagatttattgtcggatatggagatggtcatgttcattgagagtggtattaggggtggattgtgtcaggctgtccaccgctacgccaaggccaacaataagtatatgggGGACGACTACAACACATCGGATGGGAATTGCATGGATTTATTTGAGCAGCAGGAAATGGCTAAAACCGtgccttttgtaaaaagaaaattgattgaattgaggtactggttgatgaaacatgtacctagggtcatcaaggtgaaaactagtaaagcttacagagccatgaaggataagatcatgggtttgtatgaaaaggtatgttggggaccgtctgtaccgaaagaggaaaaacaatataccaccaaagccaacacatctgagagtaaggagatgaatagctatctccagtacctagatgcaaataatttgtacggctgggccatgattcagaagatgccgaccggagggtttgagtgggttgatgacgtggtttctgattttacacccgaactgatttcacaattagctgtggaaaacggtgaaaaggggtacatccttgaggttgatgttagctatccacgggagcttcatgattctcataacgaccttcctttcatgcccgagaggaagatcattaatggcgtcgagaagctgacaccgtgtcttttagacaagaagaaatatatcactcatatccgtgcgcttgatcaagcgttgaagcatggtcttgttcttgagaaggttcatagggtcttgagatttgatcagagtgcgtggttgaagtcgtacatagatttcaacactgatttgcgtaccaaatcaactaatgacttcgaaaaggactttttcaagctgatgaataattcggtctttgggaagacaatggagaatcagcgaaggcagaaggatatacgtttggctaccaagaaagaacaatatgagaagctggtgatgaagcccaacttcaagggtagcacgtggttctcggaaacactgatgggcatagagatgtccaagatcaaggtcaaaatgaataagccaatctacctgggactggcaattctcgacttgtccaagatggttatgtatgagttccactatgattacatgagaccaaaatatggtgtggatgtaaagctttgctacatggatacggattcattcgtctaccacataaaaaccgacgacttttacaaagatatcgccgacGATGTAGCTTTGAGATTTGACACGTCAGGGTACGATGAGAAAGATGGTAGACccctaccattaggtttgaataaaaagatcattgggctgatgaaggaccAATTAGGTGGCAAGGTAATGACGGAGTTTGTCGCCCTAAGAGCTAAGACCTACgcttacaaacagctatgtggtagtGAGGATAAGAGGTGCAAGGGTGTCAAGAAGTGTGTGGTAAGGAAGACCATAGGTTTCGATGACTATAAGAGATGTCTGTTCgagggtgaaaatgtttacagggaacagatgacctttcgatcgattaagcatgatgttcataccataaaaacaaataaactcgctCTCAATGCTGATGATGATAAGCGCATAATtatggaagatggtattaccacactggctagaggacattataggcacataacactataa